A single window of Bacteroidota bacterium DNA harbors:
- a CDS encoding Na+/H+ antiporter subunit D yields MNSYISIILPIVVPCIVAILSIFFWWKQKIQLWLNIFGALIFLGTTVNLFLQVNHFDIITFQSGNWPAPFGITLVADLYSAIMILVTGILGSGGAIYSMVSMDKQRIKYGFFPLFYFLMMGISGAFLAGDLFNLYVWFELILITSFVLIALGSEKAQLEGAIKYVTLNLFASIMLLTAVGMIYGITGALNMADIAVKVAAFEDKGIINIAAVLFIIAFGIKAAVFPLFYWLPASYHTPPIAVSAIFAGLLTKVGTYALIRIFTLIFIHDIDFTHFILLVIAGFTMVTGVLGAVAQSEIRRLLSFHIISQIGYMIMGLAIFTPLALAGAIYFMFHNIIVKNALFLVSGIIYKIKGHYQLYYLGGLYQAFPFLSILFLIPALSLAGVPPLSGFWGKFILMKAAIETEQYAILAISLIVSVLTLFSMIKIWTQAFWKTTPKESLNTIGNYQQFNFMKKAMIFGPIIWLCILIGLISFGAETAISIAQRAAEQLMDPQIYINEVLGK; encoded by the coding sequence ATGAATAGTTATATAAGTATTATTCTTCCTATAGTTGTACCTTGTATTGTGGCTATTTTATCCATTTTTTTCTGGTGGAAACAAAAAATACAGCTATGGTTAAACATTTTTGGCGCATTGATTTTTCTTGGAACAACTGTTAATCTTTTTCTTCAGGTAAATCATTTTGATATTATCACTTTTCAGTCAGGCAATTGGCCTGCCCCTTTTGGAATAACACTCGTAGCAGATTTATATAGTGCAATTATGATTCTTGTTACAGGAATTCTTGGGTCAGGGGGTGCAATATACTCAATGGTTAGTATGGATAAGCAAAGGATAAAATATGGTTTTTTTCCATTATTTTATTTTTTAATGATGGGTATTTCAGGCGCCTTTTTAGCTGGTGATTTGTTTAATTTATATGTCTGGTTTGAATTAATACTCATCACTTCGTTTGTTTTAATAGCTTTAGGAAGTGAAAAGGCGCAGCTTGAGGGAGCAATTAAATACGTTACTCTGAATTTATTTGCATCCATAATGCTGTTAACTGCTGTTGGGATGATTTATGGAATTACCGGTGCATTAAATATGGCTGATATTGCTGTAAAAGTGGCCGCCTTTGAAGATAAAGGAATAATAAACATTGCGGCTGTATTATTTATTATTGCATTTGGAATAAAGGCCGCTGTTTTTCCATTGTTTTATTGGCTTCCTGCATCTTACCATACCCCTCCCATAGCAGTTTCTGCCATATTTGCGGGTTTGCTTACCAAGGTTGGTACATATGCTTTAATTCGCATTTTTACCCTTATTTTTATCCACGACATTGATTTTACACATTTCATACTCCTGGTAATTGCTGGTTTTACCATGGTAACAGGTGTCTTGGGTGCAGTGGCACAATCAGAAATAAGGAGGTTGCTATCTTTCCATATTATATCCCAAATAGGATATATGATTATGGGACTAGCCATTTTCACCCCCCTTGCACTAGCTGGGGCTATTTATTTTATGTTTCATAATATTATTGTTAAAAATGCTTTATTCCTGGTTAGTGGAATTATTTATAAAATAAAAGGGCATTATCAATTGTATTATCTTGGCGGATTGTACCAGGCTTTCCCCTTTCTTTCCATTTTGTTTCTGATTCCGGCACTTTCACTTGCTGGTGTACCTCCACTTTCAGGATTTTGGGGAAAATTTATACTTATGAAAGCGGCCATTGAAACGGAACAATATGCAATTCTTGCCATTTCCTTAATTGTAAGTGTTCTAACATTATTTTCTATGATTAAGATATGGACTCAGGCTTTTTGGAAAACTACTCCTAAAGAAAGCCTCAATACTATTGGAAATTATCAACAATTTAATTTTATGAAAAAAGCAATGATATTTGGACCAATAATCTGGTTATGCATCTTAATAGGTTTGATTAGCTTTGGTGCTGAAACTGCCATTTCAATTGCACAAAGAGCAGCAGAACAATTAATGGATCCTCAGATTTATATAAATGAGGTTTTAGGAAAGTAA
- a CDS encoding Na+/H+ antiporter subunit C, producing the protein MNLFLAVIVGILYAGGMYMMLRRSIVKLIIGLILLSHGANLFIFVISRITRGTPPLIEESSEVLKELYADPVPHALILTAIVISFGVQAFAIVLIKKVYQGSQTDDLDELITTDQELIEFGE; encoded by the coding sequence ATGAATTTATTTTTAGCCGTTATCGTTGGAATACTCTATGCCGGAGGAATGTATATGATGCTTAGAAGGAGTATAGTTAAACTTATTATTGGTTTAATTTTGCTTTCACATGGCGCAAATTTATTTATTTTTGTTATCAGTCGTATTACCAGAGGAACGCCACCGCTTATTGAAGAATCTTCTGAAGTTCTTAAAGAACTTTACGCAGATCCTGTTCCGCATGCACTTATTTTAACAGCTATAGTTATTAGTTTTGGTGTACAAGCTTTTGCAATTGTATTAATTAAAAAAGTTTATCAGGGATCTCAAACAGATGATTTGGATGAATTAATTACAACGGATCAGGAATTAATCGAATTCGGAGAATGA
- a CDS encoding Na+/H+ antiporter subunit B: MKSKLFTTASRFLLPLLLLFSIFLLIRGHNEPGGGFVGGLVASTAFALYTIANGVKYATATLQVKPGIFIATGLSFAVGSGILPLFFQLPFLTGLWSDFHIPAFGKLSTPLLFDVGVFLVVFGVTNTIVFSLAED, encoded by the coding sequence ATGAAATCAAAATTATTTACAACAGCTTCTAGGTTTTTGTTACCATTGCTGCTATTGTTTTCAATTTTTTTATTGATAAGAGGGCACAATGAGCCCGGTGGTGGATTTGTAGGGGGATTGGTAGCTTCAACTGCATTTGCTTTATATACAATTGCAAATGGAGTAAAATATGCAACTGCTACATTACAAGTTAAACCGGGAATATTCATTGCAACAGGATTAAGTTTCGCAGTAGGCTCAGGTATTCTGCCCTTGTTTTTTCAATTGCCGTTTTTAACTGGATTATGGTCAGATTTTCATATTCCAGCCTTCGGAAAACTTAGTACCCCATTGTTGTTTGATGTTGGTGTTTTCCTTGTTGTATTTGGAGTTACCAATACTATTGTTTTTTCACTTGCAGAAGATTAA